From a single Candidatus Saccharibacteria bacterium genomic region:
- the fusA gene encoding elongation factor G → MADKKTEMKDIRNLGIIAHIDAGKTTTTEGILYRTGLKHKIGAVHEGETTTDWMAQERERGITIVAASVTCFWKGKQINIIDTPGHIDFTVEVERSLRVLDGACVVFDGKMGVESQSETVWRQADKYGVPRICFINKINQTGGDFYKSLDSIHNRLSKRAFPVHLPIGFEQSINGLVDLVSMKAYTYKDFTDHELVEGEIPADMMDSVKKYRSLLIENAVAEDEAMLEKYFEVGEEGLSVDEIKQAIRSAVLTGKFYAVTGGDGRGVIVEKVLDMVNDYLPSPLDKGSTWGKHPKSGDEIERKPSESEPFASLAFKITTDPFVGKLAYFRVYSGKITAGSYVLNSSTGEKERVGRIVRLQADKRADVTEVGAGDIAAIVGLKGTTTGNTLCDPANPIELESITFPEPPVSIAIEPKTKADQEKMSIALQRLAEEDPTFRVRVDDETGQTIISGMGELHLEILVDRMKREFNVEANIGQPQVAYRETIRKANVEVQGKFIRQSGGRGQYGDVWLRISPNDQGAGFEFINSIKGGVVPSEYIKPVQQGIEEAMNNGVLAGYPVVDVKAELYDGSYHEVDSNEMAFKIAGSMALQEGVKKASPVLLEPVMKVVVVTPEEFMGDVIGDLNSKRGRIETMEDLSAGVKEITAFVPLGEMFGYTTNLRSMTQGRASSSMELDHYADVPNNVTEAIIAKNGK, encoded by the coding sequence ATGGCAGATAAAAAAACTGAAATGAAAGACATTCGCAACCTAGGGATTATTGCCCACATTGATGCGGGTAAGACAACAACAACCGAAGGTATTTTGTATCGTACGGGTCTTAAACACAAGATTGGCGCCGTACACGAAGGCGAGACTACAACTGACTGGATGGCACAGGAGCGTGAGCGAGGAATCACCATTGTGGCCGCTAGTGTTACTTGTTTCTGGAAGGGTAAGCAGATTAACATCATCGACACACCAGGTCACATTGACTTTACTGTCGAGGTAGAGCGTTCACTGCGTGTGCTTGATGGGGCCTGCGTTGTCTTCGACGGAAAAATGGGCGTTGAAAGCCAGTCAGAGACAGTCTGGCGCCAAGCAGATAAATATGGTGTGCCTCGTATTTGCTTTATCAACAAGATCAATCAAACAGGTGGGGATTTTTATAAGTCGCTTGACTCTATTCACAACCGACTTAGTAAACGCGCGTTTCCTGTTCACTTACCGATTGGCTTTGAGCAGAGCATCAATGGCCTTGTTGATCTAGTAAGCATGAAGGCTTATACCTACAAGGACTTTACCGATCACGAACTTGTCGAGGGAGAGATTCCTGCCGACATGATGGACTCAGTCAAGAAATATCGCAGCCTTTTGATCGAAAATGCTGTAGCTGAAGACGAAGCCATGTTAGAGAAATACTTTGAAGTTGGCGAAGAGGGTCTGAGCGTCGATGAGATCAAACAGGCCATTCGCTCAGCCGTACTAACAGGTAAGTTCTATGCTGTAACCGGCGGTGACGGTCGTGGTGTGATTGTCGAAAAAGTCCTAGACATGGTTAACGACTATCTGCCAAGCCCACTTGATAAAGGCTCTACTTGGGGCAAACACCCAAAAAGCGGCGACGAAATTGAGCGCAAACCTAGCGAAAGCGAGCCATTTGCAAGCTTAGCTTTCAAGATCACAACTGATCCATTTGTCGGTAAGCTAGCTTACTTCCGTGTTTATTCTGGTAAGATCACTGCCGGTTCTTACGTGCTAAACAGTTCAACAGGAGAAAAAGAGCGCGTTGGACGTATCGTAAGGCTCCAAGCTGACAAGAGAGCCGACGTAACCGAAGTTGGGGCTGGCGACATTGCAGCCATTGTGGGTCTAAAAGGCACAACAACCGGTAACACTCTGTGCGATCCAGCCAATCCGATCGAGCTAGAAAGCATTACGTTCCCAGAGCCACCTGTCTCTATTGCGATCGAGCCAAAAACTAAGGCTGACCAAGAAAAGATGAGTATTGCTCTTCAGCGGCTTGCCGAAGAGGACCCAACTTTCCGAGTTCGTGTAGATGACGAAACCGGTCAAACAATTATCAGTGGTATGGGTGAGCTTCACCTAGAAATTCTGGTTGACCGTATGAAGCGAGAATTCAACGTCGAAGCAAACATCGGACAGCCACAAGTTGCTTATCGTGAGACTATCAGAAAAGCCAACGTAGAAGTCCAGGGCAAGTTCATCCGCCAGTCCGGTGGTCGTGGTCAATACGGTGATGTTTGGCTAAGAATTTCACCTAACGATCAAGGAGCCGGCTTTGAGTTCATAAACTCTATCAAGGGTGGAGTTGTTCCTAGTGAATACATCAAGCCAGTCCAGCAAGGTATCGAAGAAGCGATGAACAACGGTGTTTTGGCTGGCTACCCTGTAGTTGACGTCAAAGCCGAGCTTTACGACGGTAGCTACCACGAAGTTGACAGTAACGAAATGGCCTTCAAAATTGCTGGTAGCATGGCGCTGCAAGAAGGCGTCAAGAAAGCCAGCCCAGTACTACTTGAGCCAGTCATGAAGGTCGTCGTTGTCACGCCAGAAGAATTTATGGGTGACGTGATCGGTGATCTTAACAGCAAGCGTGGCCGAATCGAAACCATGGAAGACCTAAGTGCCGGAGTAAAGGAGATCACTGCCTTCGTTCCACTTGGCGAGATGTTTGGCTATACCACTAACCTCCGTTCGATGACTCAGGGCCGTGCCAGTAGCTCGATGGAGCTAGACCACTATGCCGACGTGCCAAACAACGTAACCGAAGCAATCATCGCCAAAAACGGAAAATAA